The segment GCGAGGGGGTGGACGCGGTGGTCGCCGACGCCCTGGTGTCCGGTCGCCCGTTCTCCGTCGAGCACCGGATCGTGCTGCCCGATGGGGAGGAGCGCTGGGTGCACGGCCGGGGCAAGGTCGCGGTGGACGCCGGTGGGCGGTCCCTCTGCCTGGGGACGGCCCAGGACGTGACCGACCGGCATGCGTCCGAGCAGGCCCTCCAGCAGCTGGCGCTCCACGACTCGCTCACCGGCCTGCCCAACCGGGTGCTGTTCATCGACCGGCTGGAGCAGGCCATCCGGCAACTGGGCCGGCGGGGCGGCCGCGCCGCCGTGCTGTTCGTGGACCTGGACCGCTTCAAGCTGGTCAACGACAGCTTCGGGCACGGCGCCGGCGACCACGTCCTGGTGACGGTCGCCCGGAGGCTCGGGGCGGCGTTGCGGCCCGGGGACACGCTCGCCCGCTACGCCGGCGACGAGTTCACCGTGCTGTGCGCCGACGTCGTCGACGAGGTCTCCGTCGTGGAGATCGCCGAGCGGCTGCTGGCGACCCTCGACGCGCCCGTCGTCCTGGACGACGGCCGCCAGACCTTCGTCTCCGCCAGCATCGGGGTGGCTCTCGCCGGCCGGGGCGACGGCACGGCGGACGACGTCCTCAGCCACGCCGACTCGGCCATGTACGAGGCCAAGGACCGCGGCCGGAACCGCATCGAGGTGTTCGACAACGACATGCGGGCCAACGTGCTGGCCCGCATCGAGCAGGCCGCGGCCCTCGACCGGGCACTCAAGAACGGTGAGCTCCGGGTCCACTACCAGCCCGAGATCCGGCTGAGCGACGAGACGGTGTGCGGGGTCGAGGCCCTGGCGCGCTGGCAGCACCCCGACCACGGGCTGGTCGGCCCGGGCGACTTCATCGCCGTGGCCGAGGAGACGGGGCTCGTCGTGCCCCTGGGTGCCGAGGTGCTGCGCACGGCGTGCCGGGACCTGGAGTCGCTCTCCGTGCTCGCCCCCGGGTCCCTCACCGTGTCCGTCAACCTCTCCGCCCGCCAGCTGGTCGAGCCCGGGGTCATCGACACCGTCTGGCAGCTCGTGACCGAGACGGGGATGGACGCGTCCCGCCTGCGGCTGGAGATCACCGAGAGCGTCCTGCTGGAGGACGTGTCGACCTCGGTGGAGGCCCTGCTCGGTCTCCGGGCCCTCGGGGTGCAGCTCGCCATCGACGACTTCGGGACCGGCTACTCCTCGCTCAGCTACCTCCGGCGCTTCCCCGTCGACGTCGTGAAGGTCGACCGCTCGTTCGTGGCCGGCCTGGGGACGGACCCGGCGGCCGAGGCGATCGTGGCCGCCGTGGTCAACCTGGCCCACGCCCTCGGGCTCGTCGTCGTGGCCGAGGGCGTCGAGACGGAGGAGCAGCTGGTGGTGCTCCGAGCCCTCGGGTGCGACCGCGGCCAAGGGTTCTTGTGGAGCGCGGCGCGGCCGCGCGACGAGATCCGCCGGTGGCGGAGGTCGCCCGACGAGG is part of the Acidimicrobiales bacterium genome and harbors:
- a CDS encoding EAL domain-containing protein; the encoded protein is MATRPAPLEGARSTARRRGRVAQPSETPAARLAPTVVTPVDAAGAPAATTPSAGAPRTGAPTRRRRRALGALAARRRAEAELIRREHQLVETQSLARMGHWQWDVDSGALRWSAGMFTVFGVPPGTEPTLELLSRMLHPDDREGVDAVVADALVSGRPFSVEHRIVLPDGEERWVHGRGKVAVDAGGRSLCLGTAQDVTDRHASEQALQQLALHDSLTGLPNRVLFIDRLEQAIRQLGRRGGRAAVLFVDLDRFKLVNDSFGHGAGDHVLVTVARRLGAALRPGDTLARYAGDEFTVLCADVVDEVSVVEIAERLLATLDAPVVLDDGRQTFVSASIGVALAGRGDGTADDVLSHADSAMYEAKDRGRNRIEVFDNDMRANVLARIEQAAALDRALKNGELRVHYQPEIRLSDETVCGVEALARWQHPDHGLVGPGDFIAVAEETGLVVPLGAEVLRTACRDLESLSVLAPGSLTVSVNLSARQLVEPGVIDTVWQLVTETGMDASRLRLEITESVLLEDVSTSVEALLGLRALGVQLAIDDFGTGYSSLSYLRRFPVDVVKVDRSFVAGLGTDPAAEAIVAAVVNLAHALGLVVVAEGVETEEQLVVLRALGCDRGQGFLWSAARPRDEIRRWRRSPDEAATTVDVRAVLVERTEKARERADRPFLLQLPPGRPLAEGATRAVATVVDQLLDNAVTFSPPDRPVVVSAGAGRRWVRFSVADFGIGMTADEVARCFEQFWQSESGAPYRRGGTGIGLSSVRSLVESMGGRVSVKSAPGKGSTFTVLLPRSSRGARPAPFVPVPGVGESSIVREFMRQIGVPTRRER